CGGACGTCTTACGGTCGTTGTGCATGGGGTGTGGACAGGCTGTGTCCGGGTGGGGTTGGACAGTTTTCGCCCAGCGGTTCGCCACGGCTACTCACCGGCGTGACAATTTCCGGCTTTATTAGAGCTGACGTCACGTCACATTGTGAGCGAGGGCTGGGGCATCTCGACCGTCCCGGGCTCTTCCGGGCGCTTTCGCCCGCGTGCCACCAAAACCCCGCCGACCACCGCAAGCGCGAATCCCGCCACAGCGGCCCCGATGGGCAACGTCGTACCCACGAGCCGCAACCGGTCGGTGTCCTCCCGCGCCTGCCGTACGGCCTCCTTCTGCGTGGCCGTGGTGAACGCGATCTTCTCGCTGTCCAGCAGCACCGCCGCGTCCTTGTCGCCGCCGGGCGCCCGCAGCGTGCGGCGCGGTCCGGTCTGCGCGTAGATCACCCGGCCGGTGCGCTGGTCCACGACCAGCCTGAATCCGTGGTTGGAGTACCACTCCTCGGCCAGCACCTGCGGCCGGTTCGGCTCGTCGACGAGGCTGCCGGGCACGAGGCGGGTGCCGACCTTGCGGGGCGCGACCTTGGCGGTGAACCGGTAGCCCGTGTAGCCCTGGATCTTCTCGGTGCCGTCGTAGCGCATCGTCACCGTCGTGCCGCCGGTGTTGTCCCACCACTGGTAGGAGCGTTTCTGCACGTCGAAGGGGAACTTCAGATAGGCCTCGCCCTCGATGTACGGCTTCTCGCCGCAGCAGTGCACCGGCCTGGTGGTCCTGCGGTCCATCACCCAGCGGTGCGGGGTGTAGTCCAGCGCGTCGTGCGGGTCCGCGGCCGGCAGCGACTTGTCGGTGTCGACGGTGGTGATCACGTCCCAGACGGCGTCACCGCTGCGCTCGCTCGCCGCCACGTCGCCCCGCACCCGCTGGGTGACGGTGATCCGCTGGTCGGGCACGGTCTCGATCTTGTCGGTGTCGAAGACACTCCCGGTGCCTTTGTAAACGGCGGTGGTGTCGATGTCGATGGGGTTCACGGCGGCCCGCGGGGTGACGTACCAGGCCAGCAGCGGCGCCAGTACCAGCAGAAACGTGCCGAGGCCCAGCAGGATCAGCGAGAGAGATGAGGCTGTACGGCGCATCCGGCACTCCTGGGGGGTTGACGCACGGTCGATGCTCGGTCGATGCCTGGCCGTTCTTGGGCCGGGAACCGTAGGCGTCCATTGACGGAGTGTCAATGTCTTGACGCGCTGTCACGGCTTGTCGAGACTGGGCCGACAGGCAGGGGTCGGGATCGGGCAAGCGACACCGGGGTGGGGAAACCTCCGGGACCTTCGGACAGGAAGGCTGACCCTGCGATGCCCAGACTGCTCGCCGCCGCGCTGACCGTCGCGCTCGCCGCCGTCCTCGCGGTGGGAGCCGCGCTCGGCGTCGTCGCGCTCCTTGAAGCGACCCCCGACCAGCCGAACACCCCATTGATCACCTACGAGCAAGCCGGCCAGGGGAGTTGACCGTGGCCGCCACCCGCTCCACGGCCTCGCCCGCCGCCACCCGGTCGGCCTGGCGTGACGTACCCCGCTTCCAGGTCCGTCGCTTCGCGGAGCTGGCCATGGCGGACGCGCCCGCCCTCGCCGAGGAGATCCTGCGGGAGATCCAGCGCGAGTACCCGCATCTGCCGGTCGTCCTCGACGAGTCGGGCGAGCCGATGGCCCTGGTCGGCATACGGCGCGCGATCGAGGTCTTCGTGCAGCACCTGGAGACCTCGGAGGGCCGCCCGAGGGTGCCCCCGGGCGTCTTCCAGGAGTTCGGCCGCGGCGAGGGCCTGAACGGCAGATCGCTCGACTCCCTCCAGGCGATCTACCGGCTGGGCGTACGGCTGGCCTGGCGCAGGTTCGCCGAGATCGGCCAGCGCGTCGACATCCCGCCGCCCGCGATGTACGAGCTGGTGGACGCCGGTTACGAGTATCTCGACGGCCTCGTCGACCAGTCGGTGCGCGGCTACGCCGAGGCCGCGGCGCGCCAGGCGGGCGAGCGGCTGCGTCTCCAGCGCCGGCTGATGGAACTGCTGCTGGCCGAACACCACCGGGGCGATCCCGCGGACGCCCTCACCGAGCGGGCCGCCCGGATCGGCTGGCCGCTGCCCGAGAAGGTCGCGGTGGGCGTGCTGCTGCGGCCGGCCCGGGAGGCACTGGCACCCGCCGTCGGGCAGGGCGTGCTGCTCGACCTGGAGTACGAGCAGCCGCGCATGGTCGTCCCCGAGCCGGACGCGGCCGGCCGGCCCGAACTGCTGAACCGGGCGCTGTGCGGCTGGTCGGGTGCGATCGGCCCGCCGGTGCCGCTCTCCGACGCTGCGAAGTCGCTGCGCTGGGCCGAGGCCGCCGTCCACCTGATGGAACGCCGCCTGCTGCCGGCCGGCGAGGTCCTCTACTGCACCGAGCACACGGAGGCCCTGGTACTCCTCCAGCCCGAGGAACTCATCGACGACCTGGCCGTCAGATGCCTGGCACCGCTGGAGCAGTGCGGACCCACCCACGGCCGACGCCTCGCGGAGACCCTTCTGGCCTGGCTGGAAACCAGGGGCGGCGCCCCCGAGGTGGCGGCCCGCCTGGGCGTACACCCCCAGACGGTCCGCTACCGCCTGCGCCAGATCCGGGAACTCTGGGGCGAGGAGATGGACGACCCGGACCGCCGCTTCGAACTGGAACTGGTGCTGCGCGCACAGCGGTTGAGAGGAGCCCTGGGCGAGACGCCCCGGTAGTGGTCGGGCGGGCGGCCTCGCCCGGGTGCCGTCAGAGCCCGTAACGGCTCTTCAGGTGGCGCCAGAAGTCTCGGAACATCCACTTGTCGAAGTCCGTGATCTGTGTGGCTGAGCCGGCCTTCATCAGGAAGCAGCACTGGCCGGTCGGACTCCAGTCGTAGAAGTCGTCGAGGCCGAAGGTGTGGCCGACCTCGTGCAGGTAGATGTGGATGTTCTCCTGGCCGAGCGCGGAGGTGAAGTACTCCTGTCCGACGCGCTGCCCCCAGTCACCGCCGGCCCCGCCCTGGAAGCCCTTGGTCAGCCACAGCGACTGGTCGTAGTGGCGGGCTGCGCCGCCCGGGCACCTGGAGTAGTCGCCGTCCTGGTGGAAGAACCGCCCGCAGTCGGGCGCGCACTGCGGCGCACCGCCGGAGTCCAGCGTTCCGGCGTAGATGTCGACGGAGTTGTCGCTCCACTGGAGCTGGGACCGGTTCTTCACGGCCCAGCCGATGATGTTGACCGGCACGTTCCGGTACGGCCAGGCATTGTGCCCGGTGCCGTCGCTCTCGGTCATGGCGGCCGTCCACTTCCCGAACTGCTTCTTCAGCGCGGCGTGGATCTGGTCCCGCAGGGCGGTGCTGACCGGGGCGTCGGACTCCCAGCGGACGCAGTAGTTGACGCTGCCGCGGTTGGCCATCACCTGGTCCCAGCCGTAGTTGCGGAAGCCGTAGAGGTCGGGGTACGTCGACTCGACGTGGTTCCAGACCTCGCCGAGGGGCTGGACCAGACCCGAGGGCGGATTCCACTGGTCGGCTGCCCTGGCCGGGGCGGCGGTCACGCCGGGCGCGACCACGAGGGCGAACAGCGTGACGAGCAATGCGCCGAGGCGCGACAGACGGGTACGCATCGTGAACTCCCTTGGTGGGGGACGGGACTTCACGTACCGGTCGCCGCCGGGGCGCCGGAGGTTGCCCGGGGTGGGGCACTTGTGCGGGCCGGGCCCGGCGCGCATGGTGGCCGTATGCCCGCGAACCCGGAGTTACACATCTGGCTCCAGCCTGTGAAGGGCGAACCCCTCACGCTGCGCACCGGAGACTTCCCGACCCTGGACTCGGCGGTCGCGGCCCTCAACGAGGCCTTCGACGAGTCCCGCACCCTCCGCTTCGAACTGACCGCCCCGGACGACGCCGAGAACGGCTTCGCCCTGGTCAACTTCGCGCATGTGGCGGCGGTGAAGGTGTGGCCGGGGGCGGGGAAGGGGGCGGACGACGGGCAGTACCTGTGACGACGGGTTCGCGCGTCAGGTGCCCAGCCGCGCGGGCCGGCTCCGCTCGGCCGACTCGGCCGGCTTCGTGGTGGTGCCGGACCGGCGGCCGCCGGCCTCCCGCAGCCTCCGGCCGCGCTTGGTCAGCCCCCAGGGCTTGAGCACGGAGATCACCGTCATGAAGACGTACACCGACAGGGACACGATCGGCCCCATCATGACGTCACCGGCGTCCGGCAGCGGCCCGCCCGCGGCGACGGCGGCCACCGCGGAGTTCACGCCGGGGCGCAGCGCGAAGACGGTGGCGACGGTCGTCGCGAGGGTCAGCCAGAACTTGACGTAGACCCACCGGTGCCGCGCCAGCCCCCACTGCGTGCCCAGCGACAGCACCAGCCCGCTGACCAGCGTGAGGAACGCGACCGGCAGCAGCAGCCAGTCGGCGAACAGCTTCATGGCCCGCACCGACGCCTCCACGGTCACCGCGGACCCGGTACCGGCCGCGGTGACCCCGAGCGCGAGCAGCCCGAGCGTGAGCCCGACCCAGCTCGCGGAGGCGACGACGTGGACGACGAGGGCGGTCCGGCGCGCGGGCCGGCTGAGCCGCTTGGCCGAGGCGGACGACGTGTTCTTCGAGGGCGTGGAAGACATGGACATCACGGTGCCGGTCAGGGGCGGCGGGCACGTCTGACAGCGGGAGTAACCGCGCGTACTGAGGTCGGCGTACCCGCCGCGCCCCCGCCTGCTCCGCGGGCCACGCCAGAACGATGAGTTCCCGCCCCGAGCCCGGTCACCACTGCACCTGGACCCGAAGCAGGAGGAACCCCCGATGCGCCAACCGACACCCCACCCCGCCCTGCGCCGACTCGACGTCATGCTCGGCGAGTGGGAACTGTGGGCCGCGGGCAGCACCGTCGGCCCGATCCGGACCGAGTTCGCCTGGACGGAGGGCGGCGCCTTCCTCGCCCAGCGCGCGGACGTCGGCCCCGACACCGCCCTGCCCGGCGCCTGGGCCGCGAACGCCCCCTTCCCGACCCTCGCCCTGATCGGCTACGACGACACGTCCGACGAATTCACGGTCCTCTACGCCGACGGCCGCGCGGTCGCCCGCGTCTACCGGGCCACCATGACCGGCCGCACCTGGCACCA
The DNA window shown above is from Streptomyces chartreusis and carries:
- a CDS encoding PucR family transcriptional regulator produces the protein MAATRSTASPAATRSAWRDVPRFQVRRFAELAMADAPALAEEILREIQREYPHLPVVLDESGEPMALVGIRRAIEVFVQHLETSEGRPRVPPGVFQEFGRGEGLNGRSLDSLQAIYRLGVRLAWRRFAEIGQRVDIPPPAMYELVDAGYEYLDGLVDQSVRGYAEAAARQAGERLRLQRRLMELLLAEHHRGDPADALTERAARIGWPLPEKVAVGVLLRPAREALAPAVGQGVLLDLEYEQPRMVVPEPDAAGRPELLNRALCGWSGAIGPPVPLSDAAKSLRWAEAAVHLMERRLLPAGEVLYCTEHTEALVLLQPEELIDDLAVRCLAPLEQCGPTHGRRLAETLLAWLETRGGAPEVAARLGVHPQTVRYRLRQIRELWGEEMDDPDRRFELELVLRAQRLRGALGETPR
- a CDS encoding DUF3068 domain-containing protein, translating into MRRTASSLSLILLGLGTFLLVLAPLLAWYVTPRAAVNPIDIDTTAVYKGTGSVFDTDKIETVPDQRITVTQRVRGDVAASERSGDAVWDVITTVDTDKSLPAADPHDALDYTPHRWVMDRRTTRPVHCCGEKPYIEGEAYLKFPFDVQKRSYQWWDNTGGTTVTMRYDGTEKIQGYTGYRFTAKVAPRKVGTRLVPGSLVDEPNRPQVLAEEWYSNHGFRLVVDQRTGRVIYAQTGPRRTLRAPGGDKDAAVLLDSEKIAFTTATQKEAVRQAREDTDRLRLVGTTLPIGAAVAGFALAVVGGVLVARGRKRPEEPGTVEMPQPSLTM
- a CDS encoding DUF2269 domain-containing protein — its product is MSSTPSKNTSSASAKRLSRPARRTALVVHVVASASWVGLTLGLLALGVTAAGTGSAVTVEASVRAMKLFADWLLLPVAFLTLVSGLVLSLGTQWGLARHRWVYVKFWLTLATTVATVFALRPGVNSAVAAVAAGGPLPDAGDVMMGPIVSLSVYVFMTVISVLKPWGLTKRGRRLREAGGRRSGTTTKPAESAERSRPARLGT